From one Streptomyces chromofuscus genomic stretch:
- the tsaE gene encoding tRNA (adenosine(37)-N6)-threonylcarbamoyltransferase complex ATPase subunit type 1 TsaE, with translation MEAPAAPHNPAETELIVHSTEQMRDLGRRLAKLLRAGDLVMLSGELGAGKTTLARGLGEGLGVRGAVTSPTFVIARVHPSLGDGPPLVHVDAYRLGGGLDEMEDLDLDVSLPESVVVVEWGEGRVEELTEDRLHVTIHRAVGDTTDEVRHVTLTGVGERWTAVDLGWLSA, from the coding sequence ATGGAAGCACCAGCGGCACCGCACAACCCGGCTGAGACCGAGCTGATCGTCCACTCGACCGAGCAGATGCGCGACCTCGGCCGTCGGCTCGCCAAACTGCTGCGCGCCGGCGACCTGGTCATGCTCAGCGGGGAGCTCGGCGCGGGCAAGACCACGCTGGCCCGAGGGCTCGGCGAAGGGCTCGGCGTGCGCGGGGCGGTCACCTCGCCGACGTTCGTGATCGCCCGCGTGCATCCGTCCCTCGGCGACGGGCCGCCGCTCGTCCACGTCGACGCGTACCGCCTGGGCGGCGGGCTGGACGAGATGGAGGACCTCGACCTCGACGTCTCGCTGCCCGAGTCCGTGGTCGTCGTGGAGTGGGGCGAGGGCAGGGTCGAGGAGCTGACCGAGGACCGGCTGCACGTCACGATCCACCGGGCCGTGGGGGACACGACGGACGAGGTGCGACACGTGACGCTGACGGGCGTCGGCGAGCGCTGGACCGCGGTGGACCTGGGCTGGCTGTCCGCCTGA
- the alr gene encoding alanine racemase, translating to MSTTAQLPSTAPLRGRAEIDLAALRANVRTLRAHAPGAAVMAVVKSEAYGHGALPCARAAVEAGAGWLGTATPEEALALRGAEGIPADVRIMCWLWTPGGPWREAVEADIDVSVSGMWALREAIEAARQAGRPARVQLKADTGLGRNGCQPGADWAELVEAAAGAEAEGLVRVTGLWSHFACADEPGHPSVALQLGLFREMVSYAEGEGVSPEVRHIANSPATLTLPEAHFDLVRTGIALYGISPSPEIGTPADFGLRPVMTLSASLALVKQVPAGHGVSYGHRYTTPGETTLGLVPLGYADGIPRHASGTGPVLIGGKWRTVAGRIAMDQFVVDLGGDEPPAGAEAVLFGPGDRGEPTAEDWAQAAGTIAYEIVTRIGTRVPRVYVDTEKSEGRGPQVGREQPIEG from the coding sequence ATGAGTACGACTGCACAGCTGCCGAGCACCGCCCCGCTGCGCGGGCGCGCCGAGATCGATCTTGCCGCGCTCCGCGCCAACGTGCGGACCCTGCGCGCCCATGCGCCCGGTGCGGCCGTGATGGCCGTGGTGAAGTCCGAGGCGTACGGTCACGGTGCGCTGCCGTGCGCGCGTGCGGCCGTCGAGGCGGGCGCCGGCTGGCTGGGCACCGCCACGCCCGAGGAGGCCCTGGCGCTGCGCGGGGCGGAGGGCATCCCGGCGGACGTCCGGATCATGTGCTGGCTGTGGACGCCCGGCGGCCCCTGGCGCGAGGCCGTCGAGGCGGACATCGACGTCTCCGTGAGCGGTATGTGGGCCCTGCGCGAGGCCATCGAGGCCGCCCGGCAGGCGGGGCGGCCCGCGCGGGTCCAGCTGAAGGCCGACACGGGGCTCGGGCGCAACGGGTGTCAGCCCGGCGCCGACTGGGCCGAGCTCGTGGAGGCGGCGGCGGGGGCGGAGGCCGAGGGCCTCGTCCGCGTGACGGGGCTGTGGTCGCACTTCGCCTGCGCCGACGAGCCCGGACATCCCTCCGTCGCCCTGCAACTCGGGCTTTTCCGGGAGATGGTGTCGTACGCCGAGGGGGAGGGCGTCAGTCCCGAGGTGCGCCACATCGCCAACTCGCCCGCCACGCTGACCCTTCCCGAGGCCCACTTCGATCTCGTCCGCACGGGAATCGCCCTCTACGGCATCTCGCCCAGCCCCGAGATCGGCACGCCGGCCGACTTCGGGCTGCGGCCGGTGATGACGCTGTCGGCGTCGCTGGCGCTGGTCAAGCAGGTGCCCGCGGGCCACGGGGTCAGTTACGGCCACCGGTACACCACGCCCGGCGAGACCACCCTCGGCCTCGTCCCGCTCGGTTACGCCGACGGCATCCCGCGGCACGCCTCGGGGACCGGCCCCGTGCTGATCGGCGGGAAGTGGCGGACCGTCGCGGGCCGGATCGCGATGGACCAGTTCGTCGTCGACCTGGGGGGCGACGAGCCACCGGCGGGGGCGGAGGCCGTGCTGTTCGGCCCCGGTGACCGGGGTGAGCCCACCGCCGAGGACTGGGCGCAGGCGGCGGGGACGATCGCGTACGAGATCGTGACCCGCATCGGAACGCGCGTCCCGCGCGTTTATGTCGATACGGAGAAGTCCGAGGGGCGGGGACCACAGGTCGGCCGGGAACAGCCCATCGAGGGATAG
- a CDS encoding holo-ACP synthase — protein sequence MSIIGVGIDVAEIDRFRASLERTPGLADRLFLDSELLLPSGDRRGVASLAARFAAKEAVAKALGAPAGLHWTDAEIYVEDSGQPRLRVKGSVAARAAELGVRAWHVSLSHDAGVASAVVIAEG from the coding sequence ATGAGCATCATCGGGGTCGGAATCGACGTGGCCGAGATCGACCGCTTCCGGGCGTCCCTGGAACGTACGCCGGGGCTGGCCGACCGGTTGTTCCTCGACAGCGAGTTGCTGCTGCCGAGCGGGGACCGGCGGGGTGTCGCCTCGCTGGCGGCACGGTTCGCCGCGAAGGAGGCGGTCGCCAAGGCGCTCGGCGCCCCGGCCGGCCTGCACTGGACCGACGCCGAGATCTACGTCGAGGACAGCGGGCAGCCCCGGCTGCGGGTGAAGGGCAGCGTGGCCGCGCGGGCGGCCGAACTGGGCGTGCGGGCGTGGCACGTGTCGCTGAGCCATGACGCGGGAGTGGCGTCGGCCGTGGTCATCGCGGAGGGGTAG
- a CDS encoding NAD(P)H-hydrate dehydratase, producing MRTAYSVETVRAAERELMARLPEGALMQRAAAGLAAACADLLGRVYGRRVVLLVGSGDNGGDALHAGARLARRGAGVTAVPLSPERVHEGGLAALRRAGGSVAGVAGAEDLIERADLVVDGIVGIGGKGGLRAEAVPLTEAAARARAAVVAVDLPSGVDADTGEVHGAAVRADLTVTFGTHKPGLLVDPAREYAGSVRLVDIGLELPGGSAQLEALQHADVAALLPVPAPESDKYRRGVVGIAAGSARYPGAAVLAVAGALRGGAGAVRYVGPAADAVIARFPETLVSDQGPRRAGRVQAWVVGPGAGDDADTVNEVLRAEVPVLVDADGLRLAEAGAVRRRAAPTLMTPHAGEAAALLGVSREEVEGARLAAVRELAGRYGATVLLKGSTTLVADAADGVPVRVNATGTGWLATAGSGDVLSGLAGSLLAAGLSTRDAASAGAYLHGLAGRFAADGAPVGALDVAGAVPGAWRDVVSG from the coding sequence ATGCGTACTGCGTACAGCGTGGAGACGGTTCGGGCGGCCGAGCGGGAGTTGATGGCGCGGCTCCCGGAAGGGGCGTTGATGCAGCGGGCGGCGGCCGGGCTCGCCGCCGCCTGCGCCGACTTGCTGGGGCGGGTGTACGGCAGGCGGGTGGTGCTGCTGGTCGGCAGCGGGGACAACGGGGGCGACGCGCTCCACGCCGGGGCGCGGCTGGCCCGGCGGGGGGCCGGGGTGACGGCTGTGCCGCTGTCGCCGGAACGGGTGCACGAGGGCGGGCTCGCCGCCCTGCGGCGGGCGGGGGGTTCCGTCGCGGGAGTGGCAGGCGCCGAAGATCTGATCGAGCGGGCCGACCTGGTGGTCGACGGGATCGTGGGGATCGGGGGAAAGGGCGGACTGCGGGCCGAGGCCGTGCCCTTGACGGAGGCCGCCGCCCGGGCGCGGGCCGCCGTGGTGGCCGTCGATCTGCCCAGTGGTGTCGACGCCGATACGGGCGAGGTGCACGGGGCCGCCGTCCGGGCGGACCTGACCGTGACCTTCGGGACGCACAAGCCGGGCCTGCTGGTGGATCCCGCGCGGGAGTACGCCGGGTCGGTGCGGCTCGTCGACATCGGGCTGGAGCTGCCGGGCGGAAGCGCCCAGTTGGAGGCCCTGCAGCACGCGGACGTGGCCGCGCTGCTGCCCGTGCCGGCGCCCGAGAGCGACAAGTACCGGCGCGGGGTCGTCGGGATCGCCGCCGGGTCGGCCCGGTATCCGGGGGCCGCCGTGCTGGCCGTCGCGGGGGCGCTGCGCGGCGGGGCCGGGGCCGTGCGGTACGTGGGGCCCGCCGCGGACGCGGTGATCGCCCGGTTCCCCGAGACGCTGGTGTCGGACCAGGGGCCCCGGCGGGCGGGGCGCGTGCAGGCCTGGGTCGTGGGGCCGGGGGCCGGGGACGACGCGGACACGGTGAACGAGGTGCTGCGGGCCGAGGTGCCGGTGCTGGTCGACGCGGACGGGCTGCGGCTGGCGGAGGCCGGCGCCGTACGGAGGCGCGCCGCGCCGACGTTGATGACGCCGCACGCGGGGGAGGCCGCGGCGCTGCTGGGGGTGAGCCGGGAAGAGGTCGAGGGCGCTCGGCTCGCCGCGGTGCGGGAGTTGGCGGGGCGGTACGGCGCGACCGTGCTGCTGAAGGGATCCACGACGCTGGTGGCCGACGCGGCGGACGGCGTGCCCGTACGGGTCAACGCGACCGGGACGGGGTGGCTGGCCACGGCCGGGAGCGGGGACGTGCTGTCGGGGCTCGCGGGGTCGCTGCTGGCGGCGGGGCTCTCGACCCGGGACGCGGCGAGCGCGGGGGCGTATCTGCACGGGCTGGCCGGGAGGTTCGCGGCGGACGGGGCGCCGGTGGGGGCGCTGGACGTGGCGGGGGCCGTTCCGGGGGCGTGGCGGGACGTGGTGAGCGGGTAG
- a CDS encoding alpha/beta fold hydrolase yields MSESSAEGVVDAAAAVASATGVAGNWRRVTGIAGAAIGVIAAGAAAGVAIERMTVGRGMRRKARLALDSTGPYGALRGTPGRAYADDGTELYYEVDEVEVEEGVSPRRRRLFGRKAPAPVTVVFSHGYCLSQDSWHFQRAALRGVVRTVHWDQRSHGRSGRGAAQVRDGAPVTIDQLGQDLKAVIDASVPEGPIVLVGHSMGGMTMMALADRCPELIRERVVAVALVGTSSGNLGEVNFGLPVAGVNAVRRVLPGVLRALGQQAELVEKGRRAVADLFAGIIKRYSFASRDVDPAVARFAERMIEGTPIDVVAEFYPAFTDHDKTEALAHFAGLPVLVLAGLKDLVTPSEHSEAIADLLPDAELVLVPDAGHLVMLEHPEVVTDRLADLLTRAGAVPAGATVGGYGSTSGTAQPG; encoded by the coding sequence GTGAGCGAGAGCAGTGCGGAGGGCGTCGTCGACGCCGCCGCGGCCGTCGCTTCCGCCACGGGGGTGGCCGGAAACTGGCGCAGGGTGACCGGTATCGCCGGCGCCGCGATAGGGGTGATCGCCGCCGGCGCCGCCGCCGGCGTCGCGATAGAACGGATGACCGTCGGCCGGGGCATGCGCAGGAAGGCCCGGCTCGCCCTCGACTCTACGGGGCCCTACGGCGCGCTGCGCGGCACGCCCGGCCGGGCCTACGCCGACGACGGCACCGAGCTGTACTACGAGGTCGACGAGGTCGAGGTCGAGGAGGGCGTGTCGCCGCGGCGGCGCCGGCTGTTCGGCCGCAAGGCGCCCGCTCCCGTGACGGTCGTCTTCAGCCACGGCTACTGCCTCAGCCAGGACTCCTGGCACTTCCAGCGGGCGGCGCTGCGCGGTGTCGTACGGACCGTGCACTGGGACCAGCGCAGCCACGGCCGGTCCGGGCGGGGCGCGGCCCAGGTCCGGGACGGGGCGCCCGTCACCATCGACCAGCTCGGCCAGGACCTGAAGGCCGTGATCGACGCGTCCGTGCCCGAGGGGCCGATCGTGCTGGTCGGGCACTCCATGGGCGGCATGACGATGATGGCGCTGGCCGACCGGTGTCCCGAGCTGATCCGGGAGCGGGTGGTCGCGGTCGCGCTCGTCGGTACGTCGTCGGGGAACCTCGGCGAGGTCAACTTCGGGCTGCCGGTCGCGGGCGTCAACGCGGTGCGGCGGGTGCTGCCCGGGGTGCTGCGGGCGCTGGGGCAGCAGGCGGAGCTGGTGGAGAAGGGGCGGCGGGCGGTCGCCGATCTGTTCGCCGGGATCATCAAGCGGTACTCGTTCGCCTCGCGGGACGTCGACCCGGCCGTCGCCCGGTTCGCCGAGCGGATGATCGAAGGCACGCCGATCGACGTGGTCGCCGAGTTCTACCCGGCGTTCACCGACCACGACAAGACCGAGGCGCTCGCCCACTTCGCGGGCCTGCCGGTGCTGGTGCTGGCCGGGCTCAAGGACCTGGTCACGCCGAGCGAGCACAGCGAGGCCATCGCCGATCTGCTGCCGGACGCGGAACTGGTCCTCGTGCCCGACGCCGGTCACCTGGTGATGCTGGAACACCCGGAAGTGGTCACCGACCGGCTCGCCGACCTGCTCACCCGCGCGGGTGCCGTGCCGGCAGGGGCTACCGTGGGTGGCTATGGAAGCACCAGCGGCACCGCACAACCCGGCTGA